The proteins below come from a single Miscanthus floridulus cultivar M001 chromosome 1, ASM1932011v1, whole genome shotgun sequence genomic window:
- the LOC136478130 gene encoding protein HIRA-like isoform X1, translating to MITEKPSWIRHEGLQIFSIDIQPGGLRFATGGGDQKVRIWSMKSVDKNNANNDSIQGLLATMRDHFGSVNCVRWARHGRYLASGSDDQVILIHERKAGSGTCEFGSGEPPDVENWKVVMTLRGHTADVVDLNWSPDDSTLASGSLDNTVHIWNMTNGMCTAVLRGHSSLVKGVTWDPIGSFIASQSDDKTVIIWRTSDWSLAHKTEGHWEKSLGSTFFRRLAWSPCGHFITTTHGFQKPRHSAPVLERGEWSATFDFLGHNAPIVVVKFNNSMFRKNFSIGQDTKAAPAGWANGTSKTSSKEQQPYNVIAIGSQDRTITVWTTVSARPLFVAKHFFSQSVVDLSWSPDGYSLFACSLDGSVANFHFEAKEIGYKLSDSELDELKRSRYGDVRGRQSNMAESPAQLLLEEASAKQSASKKETSIVQQFQAPPKVSADVPNPAPVVQSKKAPEALPEAEKKTSGPASDDMNKVTRLSSPVKQREYRRPDGRKRIIPEAVGFPSNQDNIPIRSQNQAVDFSSLDQRMNGIRPYYGSNSNCNNSGVMDRSGVTARANITESLVIQKASTSAGSDGMLSVERIGSVVLGSLTCSSLSIHVLDKKDNEDSLPVCLEAKPVERTAGDMIGVGGAFSTKETEIRCTRGTETLWLDRISAKVTVLAGNANFWAVGCEDGYLLVYTKCGRRAMPAMMMGSAAVFIDCDDCWKLLLVTRRGLMYIWDLYNRTCILQDSLASLVASPDESSANHAGAVKVISAKFSRCGFPLVVLASRHAFLFDMSMKCWLRIADDCFPASNFASSFSSPQGGELGKLQIDLGKFMARKPIWSRVTDDGLQTRAHLETQLAASLALKSPQEHRQCLLSYIRFLAREADESRLREVCENFLGPPMGMLGSASSTEPKNPSWDPDVLGMKKHKLLKEDILPSMASNRKVQRLLNEFMDLLSEYEAAKSKVDPMDVTPAPQPAPGANDNVVTS from the exons ATGATTACGGAGAAGCCAAGCTGGATTCGCCACGAGGGCCTGCAGatcttctctatcgacatccagcCCGGCGGCCTCCGCTTCGCCACTGGCGGCGGCGACCAGAAG GTTCGAATATGGAGCATGAAATCTGTGGATAAGAATAATGCCAACAATGATTCCATCCAAGGTTTGCTAGCTACAATGCGTGATCATTTTGGATCAGtaaattgtgtgagatgggcaaGGCATGGCCGCTATCTGGCTTCTGGATCAGATGATCAGGTTATCCTAATTCATGAGCGAAAAGCTGGTTCTGGAACATGTGAGTTTGGTAGTGGGGAACCTCCAGATGTAGAGAATTGGAAGGTTGTTATGACCTTAAGAGGGCATACTGCAGATGTG GTAGATCTTAATTGGTCCCCTGATGATTCAACATTGGCTAGTGGCAGCTTGGATAATACTGTTCACATATGGAACATGACCAATGGTATGTGCACTGCCGTCTTGAGAGGGCATTCCAGCTTGGTCAAAGGTGTTACCTGGGATCCTATTGGCTCTTTCATTGCAAGCCAATCAGATGATAAGACTGTTATAATATGGCGTACAAGCGACTGGAGTCTTGCTCACAAGACAGAAGGCCATTGGGAAAAATCT CTTGGCTCAACATTTTTTAGGCGACTTGCATGGTCACCTTGTGGCCACTTCATTACTACGACTCACGGCTTCCAGAAACCTAGGCATTCAGCCCCTGTGCTTGAAAGAGGCGAGTGGTCTGCTACCTTTGACTTTCTAGGGCATAACGCACCTATCGTGGTTGTTAAGTTTAATAACTCAATGTTTCGTAAGAATTTCTCAATTGGTCAAGACACAAAAGCTGCACCAGCTGGTTGGGCCAATGGAACATCAAAGACATCATCAAAAGAACAGCAACCATATAATGTTATTGCTATTGGAAGTCAGGACAGAACAATTACTGTTTGGACAACAGTGAGTGCGCGGCCATTGTTTGTTGCTAAGCATTTTTTCTCTCAAAGTGTGGTTGATTTATCTTG GAGCCCTGATGGTTATTCACTTTTTGCATGTTCCTTGGATGGATCTGTTGCCAACTTTCACTTTGAAGCAAAGGAGATTGGATACAAGTTAAGTGATTCTGAACTGGATGAATTGAAGAGGAGTAGATATGGTGATGTCAGAGGACGACAATCAAATATGGCTGAAAGCCCTGCACAGTTACTGCTAGAAGAAGCATCAGCAAAGCAATCGGCTAGCAAAAAGGAAACCTCCATTGTCCAGCAATTTCAAGCACCCCCAAAAGTTTCTGCAGATGTGCCTAACCCAGCTCCTGTTGTGCAAAGTAAGAAAGCTCCTGAAGCTTTACCTGAAGCTGAGAAGAAAACATCAGGTCCTGCTTCTGATGATATGAATAAAGTTACTCGGTTATCTAGTCCAGTGAAGCAGAGGGAATACCGGCGTCCTGATGGCCGGAAAAGAATAATCCCAGAGGCTGTTGGATTTCCTTCCAACCAGGATAACATACCCATCCGTTCTCAGAACCAGGCTGTGGATTTTTCATCCCTAGATCAGCGAATGAATGGGATAAGACCATATTATGGTAGTAACAGTAACTGTAACAACTCTGGAGTTATGGATCGTTCTGGTGTCACAGCAAGGGCGAACATTACAGAGAGTCTTGTTATTCAAAAAGCTTCAACCAGTGCTGGCAGTGATGGAATGTTGAGTGTAGAACGCATTGGATCTGTTGTTCTAGGCTCTTTGACCTGCTCCTCGCTTTCTATACATGTGTTAGATAAGAAAGACAATGAGGATTCCTTGCCAGTCTGCCTTGAAGCAAAGCCTGTAGAACGCACTGCAGGTGATATGATTGGTGTTGGTGGTGCCTTTTCAACAAAAGAAACTGAGATAAGGTGTACAAGAGGAACAGAAACTCTTTGGTTGGATCGTATATCTGCAAAGGTTACTGTCTTGGCAGGCAATGCAAATTTCTGGGCTGTTGGCTGTGAAGATGGTTACCTGCTG GTCTACACAAAATGTGGAAGACGAGCAATGCCGGCAATGATGATGGGATCTGCAGCCGTTTTTATAGACTGTGACGACTGCTGGAAATTGCTTCTTGTCACAAGAAGAGGTCTAATGTACATATGGGACCTCTATAACAGGACCTGCATTTTGCAGGACTCATTGGCTTCTTTGGTTGCTTCTCCAGATGAGTCGTCAGCAAATCATGCTG GTGCAGTAAAGGTTATATCTGCTAAATTCTCAAGATGTGGTTTTCCTTTAGTTGTCCTTGCCAGTCGCCATGCTTTTCTCTTTGACATGAGCATGAAGTGCTGGTTAAGGATTGCCGATGATTGTTTTCCAGCATCAAATTTTGCTAGCTCATTTAGTTCCCCCCAAGGTGGAGAGCTAGGCAAGTTGCAGATTGATCTAGGCAAGTTCATGGCTAGAAAGCCTATATGGAGCAG GGTTACAGATGATGGTTTGCAGACACGTGCCCATTTAGAGACCCAGTTGGCTGCTTCTTTGGCTTTGAAGTCACCACAGGAGCATCGCCAATGCCTTCTATCCTACATACGGTTTCTGGCAAG AGAGGCAGACGAATCTCGTTTACGTGAGGTTTGTGAGAACTTCCTAGGTCCTCCAATGGGCATGCTTGGATCTGCATCATCTACGGAACCCAAAAATCCATCGTGGGATCCTGATGTTCTC GGGATGAAGAAGCACAAACTTCTCAAGGAAGACATACTTCCATCGATGGCATCGAACCGGAAAGTCCAGCGGCTGCTCAACGAGTTTATGGATCTCCTATCAGAGTATGAAGCTGCTAAGAGCAAAGTTGACCCAATGGATGTCACACCAGCGCCACAACCAGCACCAGGAGCCAATGACAACGTGGTCACCTCGTAG
- the LOC136478130 gene encoding protein HIRA-like isoform X2 yields MKSVDKNNANNDSIQGLLATMRDHFGSVNCVRWARHGRYLASGSDDQVILIHERKAGSGTCEFGSGEPPDVENWKVVMTLRGHTADVVDLNWSPDDSTLASGSLDNTVHIWNMTNGMCTAVLRGHSSLVKGVTWDPIGSFIASQSDDKTVIIWRTSDWSLAHKTEGHWEKSLGSTFFRRLAWSPCGHFITTTHGFQKPRHSAPVLERGEWSATFDFLGHNAPIVVVKFNNSMFRKNFSIGQDTKAAPAGWANGTSKTSSKEQQPYNVIAIGSQDRTITVWTTVSARPLFVAKHFFSQSVVDLSWSPDGYSLFACSLDGSVANFHFEAKEIGYKLSDSELDELKRSRYGDVRGRQSNMAESPAQLLLEEASAKQSASKKETSIVQQFQAPPKVSADVPNPAPVVQSKKAPEALPEAEKKTSGPASDDMNKVTRLSSPVKQREYRRPDGRKRIIPEAVGFPSNQDNIPIRSQNQAVDFSSLDQRMNGIRPYYGSNSNCNNSGVMDRSGVTARANITESLVIQKASTSAGSDGMLSVERIGSVVLGSLTCSSLSIHVLDKKDNEDSLPVCLEAKPVERTAGDMIGVGGAFSTKETEIRCTRGTETLWLDRISAKVTVLAGNANFWAVGCEDGYLLVYTKCGRRAMPAMMMGSAAVFIDCDDCWKLLLVTRRGLMYIWDLYNRTCILQDSLASLVASPDESSANHAGAVKVISAKFSRCGFPLVVLASRHAFLFDMSMKCWLRIADDCFPASNFASSFSSPQGGELGKLQIDLGKFMARKPIWSRVTDDGLQTRAHLETQLAASLALKSPQEHRQCLLSYIRFLAREADESRLREVCENFLGPPMGMLGSASSTEPKNPSWDPDVLGMKKHKLLKEDILPSMASNRKVQRLLNEFMDLLSEYEAAKSKVDPMDVTPAPQPAPGANDNVVTS; encoded by the exons ATGAAATCTGTGGATAAGAATAATGCCAACAATGATTCCATCCAAGGTTTGCTAGCTACAATGCGTGATCATTTTGGATCAGtaaattgtgtgagatgggcaaGGCATGGCCGCTATCTGGCTTCTGGATCAGATGATCAGGTTATCCTAATTCATGAGCGAAAAGCTGGTTCTGGAACATGTGAGTTTGGTAGTGGGGAACCTCCAGATGTAGAGAATTGGAAGGTTGTTATGACCTTAAGAGGGCATACTGCAGATGTG GTAGATCTTAATTGGTCCCCTGATGATTCAACATTGGCTAGTGGCAGCTTGGATAATACTGTTCACATATGGAACATGACCAATGGTATGTGCACTGCCGTCTTGAGAGGGCATTCCAGCTTGGTCAAAGGTGTTACCTGGGATCCTATTGGCTCTTTCATTGCAAGCCAATCAGATGATAAGACTGTTATAATATGGCGTACAAGCGACTGGAGTCTTGCTCACAAGACAGAAGGCCATTGGGAAAAATCT CTTGGCTCAACATTTTTTAGGCGACTTGCATGGTCACCTTGTGGCCACTTCATTACTACGACTCACGGCTTCCAGAAACCTAGGCATTCAGCCCCTGTGCTTGAAAGAGGCGAGTGGTCTGCTACCTTTGACTTTCTAGGGCATAACGCACCTATCGTGGTTGTTAAGTTTAATAACTCAATGTTTCGTAAGAATTTCTCAATTGGTCAAGACACAAAAGCTGCACCAGCTGGTTGGGCCAATGGAACATCAAAGACATCATCAAAAGAACAGCAACCATATAATGTTATTGCTATTGGAAGTCAGGACAGAACAATTACTGTTTGGACAACAGTGAGTGCGCGGCCATTGTTTGTTGCTAAGCATTTTTTCTCTCAAAGTGTGGTTGATTTATCTTG GAGCCCTGATGGTTATTCACTTTTTGCATGTTCCTTGGATGGATCTGTTGCCAACTTTCACTTTGAAGCAAAGGAGATTGGATACAAGTTAAGTGATTCTGAACTGGATGAATTGAAGAGGAGTAGATATGGTGATGTCAGAGGACGACAATCAAATATGGCTGAAAGCCCTGCACAGTTACTGCTAGAAGAAGCATCAGCAAAGCAATCGGCTAGCAAAAAGGAAACCTCCATTGTCCAGCAATTTCAAGCACCCCCAAAAGTTTCTGCAGATGTGCCTAACCCAGCTCCTGTTGTGCAAAGTAAGAAAGCTCCTGAAGCTTTACCTGAAGCTGAGAAGAAAACATCAGGTCCTGCTTCTGATGATATGAATAAAGTTACTCGGTTATCTAGTCCAGTGAAGCAGAGGGAATACCGGCGTCCTGATGGCCGGAAAAGAATAATCCCAGAGGCTGTTGGATTTCCTTCCAACCAGGATAACATACCCATCCGTTCTCAGAACCAGGCTGTGGATTTTTCATCCCTAGATCAGCGAATGAATGGGATAAGACCATATTATGGTAGTAACAGTAACTGTAACAACTCTGGAGTTATGGATCGTTCTGGTGTCACAGCAAGGGCGAACATTACAGAGAGTCTTGTTATTCAAAAAGCTTCAACCAGTGCTGGCAGTGATGGAATGTTGAGTGTAGAACGCATTGGATCTGTTGTTCTAGGCTCTTTGACCTGCTCCTCGCTTTCTATACATGTGTTAGATAAGAAAGACAATGAGGATTCCTTGCCAGTCTGCCTTGAAGCAAAGCCTGTAGAACGCACTGCAGGTGATATGATTGGTGTTGGTGGTGCCTTTTCAACAAAAGAAACTGAGATAAGGTGTACAAGAGGAACAGAAACTCTTTGGTTGGATCGTATATCTGCAAAGGTTACTGTCTTGGCAGGCAATGCAAATTTCTGGGCTGTTGGCTGTGAAGATGGTTACCTGCTG GTCTACACAAAATGTGGAAGACGAGCAATGCCGGCAATGATGATGGGATCTGCAGCCGTTTTTATAGACTGTGACGACTGCTGGAAATTGCTTCTTGTCACAAGAAGAGGTCTAATGTACATATGGGACCTCTATAACAGGACCTGCATTTTGCAGGACTCATTGGCTTCTTTGGTTGCTTCTCCAGATGAGTCGTCAGCAAATCATGCTG GTGCAGTAAAGGTTATATCTGCTAAATTCTCAAGATGTGGTTTTCCTTTAGTTGTCCTTGCCAGTCGCCATGCTTTTCTCTTTGACATGAGCATGAAGTGCTGGTTAAGGATTGCCGATGATTGTTTTCCAGCATCAAATTTTGCTAGCTCATTTAGTTCCCCCCAAGGTGGAGAGCTAGGCAAGTTGCAGATTGATCTAGGCAAGTTCATGGCTAGAAAGCCTATATGGAGCAG GGTTACAGATGATGGTTTGCAGACACGTGCCCATTTAGAGACCCAGTTGGCTGCTTCTTTGGCTTTGAAGTCACCACAGGAGCATCGCCAATGCCTTCTATCCTACATACGGTTTCTGGCAAG AGAGGCAGACGAATCTCGTTTACGTGAGGTTTGTGAGAACTTCCTAGGTCCTCCAATGGGCATGCTTGGATCTGCATCATCTACGGAACCCAAAAATCCATCGTGGGATCCTGATGTTCTC GGGATGAAGAAGCACAAACTTCTCAAGGAAGACATACTTCCATCGATGGCATCGAACCGGAAAGTCCAGCGGCTGCTCAACGAGTTTATGGATCTCCTATCAGAGTATGAAGCTGCTAAGAGCAAAGTTGACCCAATGGATGTCACACCAGCGCCACAACCAGCACCAGGAGCCAATGACAACGTGGTCACCTCGTAG
- the LOC136478130 gene encoding protein HIRA-like isoform X3 — MTNGMCTAVLRGHSSLVKGVTWDPIGSFIASQSDDKTVIIWRTSDWSLAHKTEGHWEKSLGSTFFRRLAWSPCGHFITTTHGFQKPRHSAPVLERGEWSATFDFLGHNAPIVVVKFNNSMFRKNFSIGQDTKAAPAGWANGTSKTSSKEQQPYNVIAIGSQDRTITVWTTVSARPLFVAKHFFSQSVVDLSWSPDGYSLFACSLDGSVANFHFEAKEIGYKLSDSELDELKRSRYGDVRGRQSNMAESPAQLLLEEASAKQSASKKETSIVQQFQAPPKVSADVPNPAPVVQSKKAPEALPEAEKKTSGPASDDMNKVTRLSSPVKQREYRRPDGRKRIIPEAVGFPSNQDNIPIRSQNQAVDFSSLDQRMNGIRPYYGSNSNCNNSGVMDRSGVTARANITESLVIQKASTSAGSDGMLSVERIGSVVLGSLTCSSLSIHVLDKKDNEDSLPVCLEAKPVERTAGDMIGVGGAFSTKETEIRCTRGTETLWLDRISAKVTVLAGNANFWAVGCEDGYLLVYTKCGRRAMPAMMMGSAAVFIDCDDCWKLLLVTRRGLMYIWDLYNRTCILQDSLASLVASPDESSANHAGAVKVISAKFSRCGFPLVVLASRHAFLFDMSMKCWLRIADDCFPASNFASSFSSPQGGELGKLQIDLGKFMARKPIWSRVTDDGLQTRAHLETQLAASLALKSPQEHRQCLLSYIRFLAREADESRLREVCENFLGPPMGMLGSASSTEPKNPSWDPDVLGMKKHKLLKEDILPSMASNRKVQRLLNEFMDLLSEYEAAKSKVDPMDVTPAPQPAPGANDNVVTS, encoded by the exons ATGACCAATGGTATGTGCACTGCCGTCTTGAGAGGGCATTCCAGCTTGGTCAAAGGTGTTACCTGGGATCCTATTGGCTCTTTCATTGCAAGCCAATCAGATGATAAGACTGTTATAATATGGCGTACAAGCGACTGGAGTCTTGCTCACAAGACAGAAGGCCATTGGGAAAAATCT CTTGGCTCAACATTTTTTAGGCGACTTGCATGGTCACCTTGTGGCCACTTCATTACTACGACTCACGGCTTCCAGAAACCTAGGCATTCAGCCCCTGTGCTTGAAAGAGGCGAGTGGTCTGCTACCTTTGACTTTCTAGGGCATAACGCACCTATCGTGGTTGTTAAGTTTAATAACTCAATGTTTCGTAAGAATTTCTCAATTGGTCAAGACACAAAAGCTGCACCAGCTGGTTGGGCCAATGGAACATCAAAGACATCATCAAAAGAACAGCAACCATATAATGTTATTGCTATTGGAAGTCAGGACAGAACAATTACTGTTTGGACAACAGTGAGTGCGCGGCCATTGTTTGTTGCTAAGCATTTTTTCTCTCAAAGTGTGGTTGATTTATCTTG GAGCCCTGATGGTTATTCACTTTTTGCATGTTCCTTGGATGGATCTGTTGCCAACTTTCACTTTGAAGCAAAGGAGATTGGATACAAGTTAAGTGATTCTGAACTGGATGAATTGAAGAGGAGTAGATATGGTGATGTCAGAGGACGACAATCAAATATGGCTGAAAGCCCTGCACAGTTACTGCTAGAAGAAGCATCAGCAAAGCAATCGGCTAGCAAAAAGGAAACCTCCATTGTCCAGCAATTTCAAGCACCCCCAAAAGTTTCTGCAGATGTGCCTAACCCAGCTCCTGTTGTGCAAAGTAAGAAAGCTCCTGAAGCTTTACCTGAAGCTGAGAAGAAAACATCAGGTCCTGCTTCTGATGATATGAATAAAGTTACTCGGTTATCTAGTCCAGTGAAGCAGAGGGAATACCGGCGTCCTGATGGCCGGAAAAGAATAATCCCAGAGGCTGTTGGATTTCCTTCCAACCAGGATAACATACCCATCCGTTCTCAGAACCAGGCTGTGGATTTTTCATCCCTAGATCAGCGAATGAATGGGATAAGACCATATTATGGTAGTAACAGTAACTGTAACAACTCTGGAGTTATGGATCGTTCTGGTGTCACAGCAAGGGCGAACATTACAGAGAGTCTTGTTATTCAAAAAGCTTCAACCAGTGCTGGCAGTGATGGAATGTTGAGTGTAGAACGCATTGGATCTGTTGTTCTAGGCTCTTTGACCTGCTCCTCGCTTTCTATACATGTGTTAGATAAGAAAGACAATGAGGATTCCTTGCCAGTCTGCCTTGAAGCAAAGCCTGTAGAACGCACTGCAGGTGATATGATTGGTGTTGGTGGTGCCTTTTCAACAAAAGAAACTGAGATAAGGTGTACAAGAGGAACAGAAACTCTTTGGTTGGATCGTATATCTGCAAAGGTTACTGTCTTGGCAGGCAATGCAAATTTCTGGGCTGTTGGCTGTGAAGATGGTTACCTGCTG GTCTACACAAAATGTGGAAGACGAGCAATGCCGGCAATGATGATGGGATCTGCAGCCGTTTTTATAGACTGTGACGACTGCTGGAAATTGCTTCTTGTCACAAGAAGAGGTCTAATGTACATATGGGACCTCTATAACAGGACCTGCATTTTGCAGGACTCATTGGCTTCTTTGGTTGCTTCTCCAGATGAGTCGTCAGCAAATCATGCTG GTGCAGTAAAGGTTATATCTGCTAAATTCTCAAGATGTGGTTTTCCTTTAGTTGTCCTTGCCAGTCGCCATGCTTTTCTCTTTGACATGAGCATGAAGTGCTGGTTAAGGATTGCCGATGATTGTTTTCCAGCATCAAATTTTGCTAGCTCATTTAGTTCCCCCCAAGGTGGAGAGCTAGGCAAGTTGCAGATTGATCTAGGCAAGTTCATGGCTAGAAAGCCTATATGGAGCAG GGTTACAGATGATGGTTTGCAGACACGTGCCCATTTAGAGACCCAGTTGGCTGCTTCTTTGGCTTTGAAGTCACCACAGGAGCATCGCCAATGCCTTCTATCCTACATACGGTTTCTGGCAAG AGAGGCAGACGAATCTCGTTTACGTGAGGTTTGTGAGAACTTCCTAGGTCCTCCAATGGGCATGCTTGGATCTGCATCATCTACGGAACCCAAAAATCCATCGTGGGATCCTGATGTTCTC GGGATGAAGAAGCACAAACTTCTCAAGGAAGACATACTTCCATCGATGGCATCGAACCGGAAAGTCCAGCGGCTGCTCAACGAGTTTATGGATCTCCTATCAGAGTATGAAGCTGCTAAGAGCAAAGTTGACCCAATGGATGTCACACCAGCGCCACAACCAGCACCAGGAGCCAATGACAACGTGGTCACCTCGTAG